The region GCTATTACCAGCTAGGAAATGTTGCTTTTCAGCTTGCAAGAAAGGCAGATTAACAGCTTGCTCGGCTAACATTGTGTCACCCAAACTGGCAAAAGAGTTTTTAACTTTGAAAAATTTATAGAAGCTAAAAATACTTGCGCCAAACATTAGGGGGATTGCTAAGAAAAAGGAAAATTCAGCCGCTAGTTTGGTTCTTAAGCCAGCTAACCAACCACCGATGATGGTTGAAGCTGAACGTGAAAAGCCAGGTAACAAGGCTAAACATTGCCAAGCGCCTATCAAAAAAGCTTGTTTGTATGTCAAGTCATCTAATTTTTGCGCACGCGGATTTTCCACCTGATAGCCTTCGCCAAAATAAAGAAGTATACCGCCAATAATCAGGGCGATTGCAACCGTTAAATTGTTGAACAGATAACGTTCTATGTATTTGTGCAATGGTACAGCCAGAATCACAAATGGCAATGAGGCTAAAATCCATTTGGCCCAGAAATGTAAAGCTGGCTTTTTCAGTTTTAGTAAATCGATGAATAATTGCCATAGCTTACTAAAGTAAAGCACGACAACAGCTAAAATAGCTGCTAATTGAATTACGATCATCAGCAATTTCATGAAATTATTTTGCGGTAATTCAAAAAGACTACTTGTGATGATTAAGTGGCCGGTTGATGAAACTGGCAAAAATTCAGTTAGGCCTTCAACAATAGAAAGAATGATAATTTTTATTAAATAAATGAAATCCATATTTTTTCCTTCGTCAATCGATATGCACTTTTGATATAATAGCAGATAACGGGGTAAGAATTTGCCTCAGCAATGTAAAGAAAAGGATATGTCATGAGCAAACAAATTTTGAACTTAGACTTAAGCGATGGCCTTTTGCTAAAAGAGAAAATTTTGATTCTCGATTGTGGTGGCCAGTATAAGCAATTGATTGCTAGACGCGTACGAGAAGAAGGCGTTTATGGTGTGATTTTGCCAGCTGATACTAGCGTGG is a window of Amygdalobacter nucleatus DNA encoding:
- a CDS encoding undecaprenyl-diphosphate phosphatase — its product is MDFIYLIKIIILSIVEGLTEFLPVSSTGHLIITSSLFELPQNNFMKLLMIVIQLAAILAVVVLYFSKLWQLFIDLLKLKKPALHFWAKWILASLPFVILAVPLHKYIERYLFNNLTVAIALIIGGILLYFGEGYQVENPRAQKLDDLTYKQAFLIGAWQCLALLPGFSRSASTIIGGWLAGLRTKLAAEFSFFLAIPLMFGASIFSFYKFFKVKNSFASLGDTMLAEQAVNLPFLQAEKQHFLAGNSEYMQYVYLAIACLVSFLVALLVVKAFMRYLSKHSLKEMAIYRIVVGLVLCLLWLANLR